In a single window of the Arachis hypogaea cultivar Tifrunner chromosome 6, arahy.Tifrunner.gnm2.J5K5, whole genome shotgun sequence genome:
- the LOC140173653 gene encoding uncharacterized protein, protein MLLALKLKNKLQFIDGSIRKPELDDALYESWERCNTLVVSWINRSLSAEISTSVIWNNVASDLRKDLKHRYCKGDRFRVAELEEEMYQMKQGELTVTTYFTKLKSIWEQLSGFKPVPDCVMCSETYGCGLAKMREYKDESYTVRLLRGLNEQYSNVRSNIMLMNSLPNVNTAFSLLTQQER, encoded by the coding sequence ATGCTGTTAGCCTTgaagttgaaaaataaattgcagtTTATAGATGGATCAATAAGAAAACCAGAACTGGATGATGCATTGTATGAATCTTGGGAGAGATGTAACACTTTAGTGGTTTCGTGGATAAATCGTTCACTTAGTGCTGAAATTTCTACGAGTGTGATATGGAATAACGTTGCTTCGGATTTACGGAAGGACCTTAAGCACAGATATTGCAAGGGGGATAGATTTAGAGTGGCTGAGTTAGAAGAAGAAATGTATCAAATGAAACAAGGGGAACTTACTGTAACAACATATTTCACCAAGTTGAAATCAATATGGGAGCAACTTAGTGGCTTCAAGCCAGTTCCTGATTGTGTCATGTGCTCCGAGACGTACGGATGTGGCCTGGCCAAAATGAGGGAATATAAAGATGAGAGTTACACTGTGCGACTCTTACGAGGACTGAATGAACAATACTCGAATGTGAGATCAAATATCATGCTGATGAATTCTCTGCCAAATGTGAACACTGCATTCTCACTGCTTACACAACAAGAAAGGTAG